In Schizosaccharomyces osmophilus chromosome 1, complete sequence, the genomic window ATCGGAAGAAATTGTTCCATTGGTAAAGGCGTTGTCGTCAGCAATTCCATTCTTATGGACAACATTGTCGTGGAGGACGGTGTTCGCTTAGATTGTTGTATTGTTGCTTCTGGAGCCAGCATCGGTCAACGATCCAAGCTTCGAGAATGCGAAATTGGCGTCAATCATAATGTCGAGGCCAAACGTACCGCTAGAGGTGAACGGTTAGTAGACAtggaaaagattgaaaCGGACGACGACAAATAAAATGGCAATATGGTAGATATTAATTGGgtttacttttttgggtgttacttttattctattGATCAACCTAGTCGAAAGTCAATAAAATATAGTTTCAAGTACTAAGCGCTAGAAAGCTtccattttcctttccCTTTTTTACACAATTTATCTTTCtcaattcaattttgcACTGTAACGCGgttcattcattcatctGACCTACTGTATCCTACTCCATTCTATTCTTCTCTCTTCTAATCCCAATTTTATACCCTACATGCTCTAAATTTAGGTTAGCAAATCATTCCgaataaataagaaaatgaaaaagcaTTGACAATTCAAGAAACACTCAGAGATCTTGGTGTATtagcaaaaaaatcataaacaaattcatGAGCAAATATTTCATCACCATGTTCCGAAATCGCAAActactttttcatcaagcaataaaaaacatacACCTTGAAACCagtaaagaaacagaagCCGATTCATATATACATCCTGAGCGATGTCGTCCTAAAAGAGACAGTTAAtacatattcttttttataaagaaagaaatcacTGAAAATATCAGAAGAGTATTGCTCGCATGTCGATGGAGCCCATTGGGATCAGGCGAGATCCCGAGCTTACCCACCTCTCAATCGCAAATTATTTCATCACAATATTCCAGCAATTTagaattcaataaaataaaaaaacatacCTCTTAAAAGAGAATCCAATTCTCAGACCCTGGACTGAATCATATTTTCCTATTCTTTACACTAGTGAATGGTTgagagaaaaagggaagCGCTCGATTGGAAAATTTATAGCACAAAATCATCATAAAGATATATACATTCATTATTTTGTAGGctaaaattaaaatatatacaaTTAAATACAAATTAATTTTTGTGTATTTTCTTCGTAGAGCATGGAAATCGCTAAACAGCATGTCATGGTCGTTCAGCTTTCATTTGCTGCTGCTGTTGTTGCTGTAATTGAAGTTGTTGTAGGTGTATGTTCCTAGCAACTGTCATTATAGTGGGTAAATCAGTTCCAGCTACAGCTGCCTGCTGATTCAGTAATTCTGTGATTTGTTCGCGACTCATTCCCCGTGCCTTCATTTGAGCAGCTTTTTGCTGAAAGAGAATAGCTAACTGTCGAATACGATTCATATCCATGACTTGCTCCCGCTTGACGGCAGGAGGATCTGCTGGTGTTGGACCAgtggaagaaggaaagggGCCTAAACGAAAATTCATTAGCgatttcgaaaagaaaaaagagaaacatACCAGTAGGTGCTTTTTGTGTCATCGAGGGAGGAATAGTCGCTGGAAGCGCTTGCTTTGGCATGGATGGCTGAACAGGAGGAATATGTATATTAGGGGGAGGTGCTTGACGCTGAGTTTTCGGCGTTGATCTTCTCTGTTTCAATTGTTGTTGTAGTTGTTGCTGCTGTTGCTGTTGTTGCAACTGCTGTCTAGCAAGCTGAGATGTAGGGGCTTCCTGTCGCGTCGCTTGTTGCTGTTGCTGCTGCAATTGCTGACGTTGCTGCAGAATGGCACGCTTTCTGCGGACATTTTCTATGAATTGTAGTCTTTGGAAAGTAGGTTGGAAATCGTGATTCCTTTGGTCATCcataagcaaaagcaagttttctttttcaagtcGTTCGGCTTCTTCGCCGGCAAGTTGAGCAGATCCTTGCTGgcgctttcttttcaatggtGGAGGAGCATCAGCCAGCTCATTTAATACATGGATCATTTGTGGCTTCGAGGCAGCTGGAGTTAAAATCAGTGGCGGCTCGGAAGCAACCAAGATTTTGGACTCCAGATCCAGAATGTTATCATCTGATAACTGTCCAGCCAAACTTTCGTTCAGCAAGCACAAATCCTGGTAAAGTGTCTCCGGTGTAGGACGCAGCACGGTGTAATGGACTGGTGGAGACGAGGATGCTTGTGTGGAAGCAGGCATGGCAGGCTGCATAGCTGTTTCTGCATTTGTTGCATTTTTTGGTAGGTAAGAAGGAGAAGGCGGAGGAGGCGGAGCTTTTAAAGATGAGGCTGTGGTGGAAGATTGTGATTGACTCGAATCGTTGGAGGTGCTATGTCGATGATCGACGATTCGAACAGTTAAGCAACCATCGTAAAACTTTATATTTGAGTTTTGAAACACTTCAAGACAATCCGGTGGTATCAATTCCATTCGTATGTAATGTAGGATAGTCTTCACCGGCCCATTGTACGTGAATGCTCCATCTTGTTGTTCAAACCGAAAATGATACTTGTGAATATGCAATACCAAACTTGGTTCTTcattttgatatttttttctaatttctTCGGATTTTCTGGGAACTAGGTTTATTCGCATCAGTAATTGCCATTGTGGTTTCAATTGTGTTCACGTCCAACCAAAACAATTCGACAGATATCATCGTTTATTTTGGTTGTTTATCTCATTATACTTACCATTCAATGAATCCAAATAAGGTGTCAACTTAGTTAAAGGCTCAATTTCTGAGgatctttccttttgtttatcatacgtcttcaattcttcatctcCGTATTCGTGACCCTGAAACCTATACCAAAATTGTTttcccttcttttcttcatccaTTGCCTTCACATAAAATTACTTTACAAGAACAACCGGCGAAGTATCCTCATGCCAAAGAATTTGGCAAACAGCAACACTACATCTGCTTGGTACTACCTGGGATATAGTGAAGTAAACCGTGGGGAGTTATTCCAAAGTAACGTGGTAGTATATACTCGCGTATATTACTATAACGCGTCCTTACACACTGCGTATATTATTGCACCGAACTGGTACACAAACTTTTtatcctttcttttaatgTATTCAAGTGACATACGGTAAAGTACATAAACGATTATGCTCCGCCTTCTCAAAATGCCTGTCCTTGGCATTAGTGTAAGATAAAAACATTGCAAATGCCAATTGTCTGTCAAAAAGCCAATGAATTGAGTATATAAAAGTTGCTTTAATAGGTGATAGTAGAGCTTTTTGTGGATCTACATAAACTTTTCTTACCGGCTTGTCGGATTCGTAAAGGAGAGATTGATCAAGTTTGCACCTTGGCTCGCAGAATTTATTGAGACGATTGAGACGCATCAAAGGTGTTGCTAAATACTAGTAGTCCAAGATTGGTGGCTGCTTTATCTTTGGAATCGTTTAGTGCAATCGGTGGATTTGGGAATTGTACTTTATTTGAGCATTCTATCAATTGCTGTTGTTGTTACTAGTTTCTCTTTGTAGAAttgcaatttttgaagaccTTTTTCGTTGCAAGTGCGCGGAGACAGACGGATTCTTTATAAAGATGAATACGATCGTGCTTGACCATCGGGGAGAGTTTCTAAGCTTCTTTCGATGTCTCGATATGCTTTGCTATGCTATCATAATTCAGCAGTATTATCAAGAGTAAGTACTTTTCCGTCAAGAATTCTCAAAAATGAGACTATTAGTAATTCAAGAATGACCAGCTACTTACACGATCAGTCCTGTAATCTTCCTCTTACtatttaaaatatttgtGCAACTGGTATGTATTGGACCAACGACTTAGGTCGctatgaattttttttcccttaCTAATGATTTTTAGAGTTACCTAACTCCAAAACcatttttgcaattttcGTCGTTTCCTCTGTTTTACCCTTTATTGATCAGTTTTGCCATATCGTTATTCTCCCGATTCCTCTTTAGTCTTCCTATTCCTGGGGAAAGTTTAGATGGGTACTTGTATGGAGGCTCAATTATTAATTTCATTGGAGAGAAGGctgtttcttcttattCTTCCTTGATTTTATCTgacttctttttatttctccTTCAAATATTTATGGCCCTAGCATTGGTATCTGTAAACCAAAAGGATCTCAGGGCCTTCCTTAACCGAAATTCAGATGGAACAGACCGGCCACCATTAGGGCAAGCTCCTTCTGTAGAACGCGACAGCGACCGGAATGAACAGCAATCTCTGGACGATGGACAAAGACATACACTGTTACGGAATCAAACCGAGGTGGAACGCCAGCAGTTATTTACTAGATTTTCTCAATCGATTCGCAGTCTGCGAAACGGAATGTCCGCTTATCCTTTTGCAAACTCGATTCCGTTAGCTAGGTCGAGTGCTGGTTGTTCTATAGTTCCTACCAtcgaaataaaaaagagtgACTGGAAGCATTTATTTTGGAAGGTAGACCCTCTTTCagaattttcttccttgaaCGCCTCTCAAGGAAACGACTCAGCCCATCTAGCCTCGTTCCCTTCTGCAAGCAACTCTTGATGCTAAATCATGTGTATTAGAAAATCTTGACTTAGAGTCTATGTTGTCGAACGATGTAAACTTTGCGTTATGAACCGTATTTTTCCGTACAGCTTTAAAGTCATGACCTGGTATAATCTTTATAGACATTTTATGAGACAATAGAAAAAGTTTACTACCTGGTACTAAGAAGATGATAGAATAATAAACGTAATTGACAgaagataaaaaattacTGTTAATTTGCCGTTTGTCAATTACAACTTTTAAAACCGCCAACAAGTATAAAAATCAGTCCCAAATATAACAGAACCAAATTGAAGCCGGTGCGAATGAAATAATATGTGAAATTTGATGCTTTCTCGATTCTATCCGATTTATTGCTTGGCATGAATCTGGATTCCTTGGAACAAACTGTCAGATACACCCTTAGGATGCATTGAACGGCTTTTACGGGATCAAATAGTATGgcattttcctttgtttttcaatgcAATGAGACTTCTTGTGCGATGCCTTTTGCATGTAATCATCAACGTTAAGAAAACATGCTAGTTTAATAGCACCAATTGTTAGTCCCCAAGCATGAGCAGAgagataaaaagaaagaagctCATCTTTACTGACTGCCGACTCTTGtctctttctttcgaaCGTAAAGCATACGCTGTCGTTTTCGTCCAAACAAATGGGTTTCGTCCTTATCAAAACTAATAAAACGTAGTCTTAGGAAGGCgtgttttcgttttttctttgtggATTTCacttcttttctaatgTTTATGTTAGCAAGCAATGACTATCTATCAACATACTTCTGCTGCTAACCTAGCAGCCTCGGCAGGTGGTAAATCAGCAGTATTAGAGACAACGGGTGATTCTGCTAATTTACTTCCAGAATTCGTTATAGCTCTAGGTGGTTTTTGCACATGGCTATGTATTGGTTTCTCTAATCTCGAGGGTTGCTGAACCTCTACGCCTGGTTTTTTAGGTTCCTTTTGGCAAATCGACAAAATTTGACccatttttgaattgcaatggcttttttttgtaattacTATGCTGCTTGCGGACAAAACGTTGGTGAAGTGATATattcgtttgtttacccGAAAGAGAACCTGGCgtaaaaacattttttcacaaaaagaacgatAGCTCTATCAGTGTAAACCCGGTAAGAATACAAATGCTTAATTTAaatttcccttttttgaagatacAATTTTACAATCAAAAGGGAAACAACAAACTTTCAAGTTCAGAAATGGACCAAGCTACAACTCTCacttgaagaaataaacaaaaaagaaaaaccattACATTTATATAAGtagcaaaaaaacaattcctAAACCCAATTGAACCCATTTTTATCAACTCTCCTATTCATCATCCATGCCTGCTGTCCCTGGTTCAATATCGTCTGGTTCAATTCCATCGGGATCACGAGGCTCTTGATCCTCATGCCATTGCGTAGCATCGTCAATATAACTAAGAACTTTTTCTACACTTTCCTCATTATGGCTTTCTAAGGGGATAAAGTTTACCATATTAAAGTCATCAATCAACTGCACGATACATTGATTCAACTCGTGAAATTTGggattcattttttcattaatttcACCAACCAACAAGAGAGGATCCGTATTCAAAAACCGTTTCAGGTCAGCACGGCTAATACTGCTATTGTCCTTTAGTAAATCCATTTTACTGAGCAAGTTGAGGTGGGGAATTTCGAGCATAACCATAGCACTCATAGCACTAAGGACACCGGCGAAAAATTTGGCTCGGTCAACTAGGAACTGACTTTCCAGCAGATACAGTGCACATGGTCGATAATTCAAGGTCATTTGTAAGTGTCTTATCAATGTCGGCAAAATAGGTACATGAGTGTACAATTCAATTTGTCCCGGCAtatcaaaaattaaatagtCCTCATCATAGTCACCCAGCTCTTCGTTCAACCAATCCAAATTTTCCATCAAGAATTCAAAGCAGTAAATCAAACCACCGTTAGGTCCGTAGTCCAATTCATCCATTACATCTTCCAAACTAATCAAGTCGCGAATGTCGACTGTAGGCTCCCAGTCAAAGTTTTCTGCAGCTGGATCCAGATTCACCAAATGACACGACCGTCCGATGCTTTTCATATACGAGATCAGAGACCCGCAAAACGTACTTTTTCCGCTACTCGCCACACCACACGCAAAAGCAGCTACTTTAACCATTCTTCCTATTTAGCTGTCGAATGTTGGAAAAATACGCGCTTCCAACTTTTCGCATCTGAGAAGGTCATAACCCATAACCTAATTGTCGTTGCAGTGCGGTATTTACGTTACTGCAGTTTAATTCACTTCGGGCGCCTTTAAAAGGAGAAAGAACAAAGTAAACCGAGTTTGGTCTCTCTTGAGTGTgcataaaaaaaggaataaaagaTTCCTtaagctttctttttcttcttttcatcttctgtTTGTGAACCTTTTAAAGAGCTTCCCTAAGGATATCACGTATTTTACGCTTGTAATATGATATCGTTAATAAATATCATAGTAATAACTCCTAGAAGGgattacaagaaaagagcAAATCGAACGAACAGGACCCTTTTTAGATCCAAAGTATAtttcatttgatgaattctTCTCCTTTAGCATCTTTTGCTGGTCTTATGATAGTCTTTCGGTGGACGACTTATCTGTACTTAGTAGAGTGTTAAAGTGTTACGAAAGAGAGATGTTTCCTTTTGGCAATCTAAACGCGTTCTTTTAGATAAAGactttattattttctaatttgCACtattaatttctttcaattcaacAATTGACTTATTACAAGGAAAGACAATCCAATGCCGTTTAACGCACTTTAGTGTGCATGAACATTGACTACACCCTCACTTCCTTACCAGACCCAACTTCCCtgaaaaagggaattgCTTgttaaaaggaaaatgtcTGCTCCTCCCTGGCAACAAGTATCgcaagatgaagaagaaggatcaATAGAGTATTCGACAAAGTCGCAGGAGGCGACGGAGCCGGTTTCTGACTGGCATGAAGTGAAAACCGAGGATGGTCGTGTATACTATTATGACTCAATATCTAGGAAGAGTGTATGGGAAAAGCCAGAGGAACTCATGAACGAGTTTGAACGAAAACTGTCAAAATTGGCTTGGAAAGAGTACACCACGGCTGATGGAAAGCAGTATTGGTATAATGTAAATACTCGTGAATCTGTCTGGGAAATTCCCGAAGAATTTAGAAAAGCGATCGCCGAGGAGACACTTCCAAAAACTAAACAGACTTTGCCTCCGGCTCATCATAAACAAGAAGCACGTCCTGAACCGTATCCAGAGTCCGAGGCCCAGTCAGCGAGACCTGACAGAGAACAGGCAACACCTTCCAAAGATGCAAGTTCTCGAAAGCGTGCTCCAAATTTTGTACcttctaaagaaaagcgTCAACGACGTGGAGATCACCGTGAAGAGGATTTTGATACCTATGAGGCCGCTGAGCGAGCTTTTTTCAGATTTCTGGATTCGTTCAATGTTACCCCGAGCTGGACTTGGGAGAAAGCAGTTCATGAATTATGTACTGAAAAAGGATATTATGTGATTAAAAACCCTTGGGAACGGAAATGCGCTTTTGATGCTTATATTATGAATTATTTGACGGAGCAGAGTgatagagaaaaaaatcgaatTTTGACACTTCGAAAAGACTTTTTTGGTCTTTTGAAATCAAGAAATGACATCCGCTCATACACTTTTTGGAGAACCGTTAAATCGCTGTTGGCTGATCAACCTGCTTTTTTGGCTGCTCCCACCGAGTTTGAGCGACAGTTGTTGTTTTTCGAATACAGACAAAAGTTAAAggaagatgatgaaaagcaacaaaaagataataGAAA contains:
- the spt20 gene encoding SAGA complex subunit Spt20, with translation MDEEKKGKQFWYRFQGHEYGDEELKTYDKQKERSSEIEPLTKLTPYLDSLNVPRKSEEIRKKYQNEEPSLVLHIHKYHFRFEQQDGAFTYNGPVKTILHYIRMELIPPDCLEVFQNSNIKFYDGCLTVRIVDHRHSTSNDSSQSQSSTTASSLKAPPPPPSPSYLPKNATNAETAMQPAMPASTQASSSPPVHYTVLRPTPETLYQDLCLLNESLAGQLSDDNILDLESKILVASEPPLILTPAASKPQMIHVLNELADAPPPLKRKRQQGSAQLAGEEAERLEKENLLLLMDDQRNHDFQPTFQRLQFIENVRRKRAILQQRQQLQQQQQQATRQEAPTSQLARQQLQQQQQQQQLQQQLKQRRSTPKTQRQAPPPNIHIPPVQPSMPKQALPATIPPSMTQKAPTGPFPSSTGPTPADPPAVKREQVMDMNRIRQLAILFQQKAAQMKARGMSREQITELLNQQAAVAGTDLPTIMTVARNIHLQQLQLQQQQQQQMKAERP
- the dsc4 gene encoding Golgi Dsc E3 ligase complex subunit Dsc4, whose product is MNTIVLDHRGEFLSFFRCLDMLCYAIIIQQYYQDPVIFLLLFKIFVQLSYLTPKPFLQFSSFPLFYPLLISFAISLFSRFLFSLPIPGESLDGYLYGGSIINFIGEKAVSSYSSLILSDFFLFLLQIFMALALVSVNQKDLRAFLNRNSDGTDRPPLGQAPSVERDSDRNEQQSLDDGQRHTLLRNQTEVERQQLFTRFSQSIRSLRNGMSAYPFANSIPLARSSAGCSIVPTIEIKKSDWKHLFWKVDPLSEFSSLNASQGNDSAHLASFPSASNS
- the new13 gene encoding conserved fungal protein of unknown function, whose product is MGQILSICQKEPKKPGVEVQQPSRLEKPIHSHVQKPPRAITNSGSKLAESPVVSNTADLPPAEAARLAAEKRSEIHKEKTKTRLPKTTFY
- the fet5 gene encoding putative GTPase with a role in RNA polymerase localization translates to MVKVAAFACGVASSGKSTFCGSLISYMKSIGRSCHLVNLDPAAENFDWEPTVDIRDLISLEDVMDELDYGPNGGLIYCFEFLMENLDWLNEELGDYDEDYLIFDMPGQIELYTHVPILPTLIRHLQMTLNYRPCALYLLESQFLVDRAKFFAGVLSAMSAMVMLEIPHLNLLSKMDLLKDNSSISRADLKRFLNTDPLLLVGEINEKMNPKFHELNQCIVQLIDDFNMVNFIPLESHNEESVEKVLSYIDDATQWHEDQEPRDPDGIEPDDIEPGTAGMDDE